One Roseimaritima multifibrata DNA window includes the following coding sequences:
- a CDS encoding class I SAM-dependent methyltransferase → MDNPQTDDLSLKSTTKEIRERFDNDVERFSQLETGQSATIDAPLAMELITHAAVASTPKIARVLDIGCGAGNNTLKLRQAYGQDFACDLNDLSQPMIDRAKSRLQEICTGNILTWHGDFRECELPEASYDVILAAAVLHHLRDDDDWQTAFAKIHSLLRPGGSFWVTDLISHETAGVQQLMWHRYGEYLRDLNGEDYRDAVFQYIAKEDSPRPVTYQLDLLRNVGFRHVELLHKNSCFAAFGAIK, encoded by the coding sequence ATGGACAACCCTCAAACGGATGACCTTTCACTCAAATCAACAACGAAAGAAATCCGCGAACGTTTCGACAATGATGTTGAACGGTTCTCGCAATTAGAAACCGGTCAATCGGCAACGATTGACGCTCCCTTGGCGATGGAGCTGATTACCCATGCTGCCGTTGCGTCGACGCCCAAGATCGCTCGAGTCCTGGACATCGGCTGTGGAGCAGGAAATAACACGCTGAAACTGAGGCAAGCATATGGTCAAGACTTTGCTTGTGACTTAAACGATCTGAGCCAACCGATGATCGACCGAGCAAAGTCGCGGTTACAAGAAATTTGCACAGGCAACATCCTTACGTGGCACGGTGACTTTCGTGAATGCGAGCTACCGGAAGCGTCCTACGACGTGATTCTTGCCGCCGCCGTGTTGCATCATCTACGCGATGACGACGACTGGCAGACGGCGTTCGCGAAAATTCACAGTCTGTTGCGTCCGGGAGGAAGTTTCTGGGTGACCGACTTAATCTCCCACGAGACCGCCGGAGTCCAACAGTTAATGTGGCATCGATATGGAGAATACCTGCGGGACTTGAACGGGGAGGACTACCGGGACGCGGTGTTCCAATATATCGCCAAGGAAGATTCGCCTCGTCCGGTAACGTACCAACTAGATCTGCTACGCAATGTCGGCTTCCGCCATGTGGAACTGCTCCACAAGAACTCTTGTTTCGCCGCTTTTGGCGCCATCAAATAG
- a CDS encoding peptidyl-alpha-hydroxyglycine alpha-amidating lyase family protein: MKCLRAILLFILLSSLSPMARANENAAEPDPGKSPDYPRVNMTPWYEVDPNWPNKPETFQWEAVPGVAVDAEDNVYVFTRSTPPIQVYTPGGEVVRSWGEDTIATAHHLKIDDDGNIWVADIGLHVVRKFSPEGKVLQTIGTPGVPGNDETHFDKPTDMAIAANGDIFITDGYGNNRVVHCDKDGNFVKAWGSLGTGPLQFSLPHAIAIDSAGQLYIADRNNARVMIYNQGGKLVDSWDNIIIPWGFWVTPEDQIWVCGASPMPWLQDPDYPNAPLSCPPKDQVLMKFNTKGKLLQLWTIPKGADNKEQPGDVNWLHALALDSKGNIYVGDIIGKRAQKFLRRD; the protein is encoded by the coding sequence ATGAAATGTCTTCGTGCCATCCTTTTGTTCATCCTGCTAAGCAGTCTTTCTCCCATGGCGCGAGCGAACGAGAACGCGGCCGAACCCGACCCGGGCAAAAGTCCCGATTATCCGCGCGTGAACATGACCCCCTGGTATGAAGTCGATCCGAACTGGCCCAACAAGCCGGAAACGTTCCAGTGGGAAGCCGTGCCCGGAGTCGCGGTCGACGCAGAGGATAATGTTTATGTGTTCACGCGTTCGACGCCGCCGATCCAGGTCTACACCCCCGGCGGCGAAGTGGTCCGTTCATGGGGTGAGGACACGATCGCAACGGCGCATCATCTGAAAATCGATGATGACGGAAATATTTGGGTGGCTGATATCGGTTTGCACGTGGTTCGCAAGTTCAGCCCCGAGGGCAAGGTACTGCAAACCATCGGGACTCCCGGCGTCCCCGGCAATGACGAAACGCACTTCGATAAACCGACCGACATGGCGATCGCCGCCAATGGAGACATTTTCATCACCGACGGCTACGGCAACAATCGCGTCGTCCATTGCGACAAGGACGGCAACTTCGTGAAGGCGTGGGGCAGTCTGGGGACCGGTCCGCTGCAGTTCTCACTTCCGCACGCCATCGCCATCGATTCAGCCGGGCAGCTCTATATCGCCGACCGCAACAACGCTCGAGTCATGATTTACAACCAAGGCGGCAAACTGGTCGACAGCTGGGACAACATCATCATTCCATGGGGTTTTTGGGTCACGCCGGAAGATCAGATCTGGGTTTGCGGTGCATCACCGATGCCCTGGTTACAAGACCCCGACTATCCCAACGCGCCGCTCAGTTGTCCTCCCAAGGACCAGGTACTAATGAAGTTCAATACGAAGGGAAAATTGCTCCAGCTGTGGACAATCCCCAAAGGAGCCGACAACAAGGAGCAGCCAGGGGACGTGAACTGGCTGCACGCCCTCGCCCTCGATTCCAAGGGCAATATTTACGTGGGAGACATCATCGGCAAACGTGCCCAGAAGTTCCTCCGCCGTGACTAG
- a CDS encoding ECF-type sigma factor: protein MTEVTQILNQIEQGDVAAASELLPLVYAELRRLATHRMRRESAEQTLQPTALVHEAYMRLIGNGDNDTIEWQSRGHFFGAAAEAMRRILVESARRRKSLKRGGEFAKYQVSEEDAIIHAGDPDELLDLDAALTKLAAEEPELAKLVELRYFTGLSVGETAEALGVSPRTVKRNWAFARAWLGRQMLLDS from the coding sequence TTGACCGAAGTCACGCAAATCCTCAACCAGATTGAGCAGGGGGACGTCGCAGCAGCCAGCGAATTGTTACCTCTCGTCTATGCGGAATTGCGCAGATTGGCGACTCACCGAATGCGACGGGAATCGGCCGAGCAGACTTTGCAGCCGACCGCACTGGTGCACGAAGCCTACATGCGGCTGATCGGTAACGGAGACAACGATACGATTGAATGGCAAAGCCGCGGACACTTTTTTGGCGCGGCAGCCGAAGCGATGCGGCGAATCCTTGTCGAAAGCGCTCGGCGACGGAAAAGCTTGAAACGAGGAGGCGAATTTGCCAAATATCAAGTCAGCGAAGAGGACGCGATCATCCATGCGGGAGATCCCGACGAGCTTCTAGATTTGGATGCCGCGTTGACGAAACTAGCTGCCGAAGAACCCGAACTGGCAAAGCTGGTTGAACTGCGTTATTTCACCGGATTGAGCGTTGGTGAAACCGCCGAAGCCCTCGGCGTATCGCCACGGACCGTCAAACGCAATTGGGCGTTCGCGCGAGCATGGTTGGGACGTCAAATGCTATTGGATTCATAG
- a CDS encoding efflux RND transporter permease subunit codes for MDIIKFSIENPVKTSVGVILVLLFGVIALARIPVQLVPDVDRPVVTVRTNWSGRSPEEIEKSIIIEQEQKLKSVQGLWKMTSLASLGSARITLEFNVGASPERILQEVSNKIDEVPEYPEDVDRPIIDVADTAGDNAIAYLLLQADDPDFEVATFYDYADRFLKPSLERIEGVAEIDIKGGRQHQIQVRFDPKALARRGITIAEMNSALRLDNVNASAGDMANNRQDVRFRVVGQYDSLEPLRDTIIKYDEEGSPIRVADVAKVELALEKTVHFDQCKGKTSMTIFVKRKTGSNVLDIIDRVNVVVDQMNAEGGVLRSFKNDRHGLRLRMAFDDSYYIYSAVGLVRNNLWLGGGLAVLVLLLFLRSVRSTLIIAVAIPISVVGTFVVMWFADRNLNVISLAGLSFAVGMVVDNAIVVLENIDRHLKMGSPPARAAYEGTREVWGAILASTLTTIAVFAPVLTIQDEAGQLFYDLILAVCAAVALSFVVSITVIPTAASLLLRSSAENIPSPSGVVSEEPKSRFRLSNLFGLSGIFGWLNDAWANLIYLLTFRSVSSAWLRIMLIGLTMFVSIGLSLLLMPPASYLPNGNKNFTFCRMSTPAGYSVMENYYVGQRIEQELKPFWSAKNSAEASQHGPVVDQRTGEEYTEIPALKEYFFVVARGSVFMVGISQDPDNVKPLAAVFNKSFGVIPASKGVTSQASIFGRGAGSSNAVDIEISGNDLVRLKIACTYLEKELQNAFSKFSVRSSPDNFNESGPERRLQIKQEVAKRLNISVSELANSARAMIDGTFVGDFDFEGDNIDLILLRDPAAEISPDEIEELPIAVREANGKVVMVPLGQIADFVPSEASQEIRRVEQQRAIALTVTPPNDIALEQAQQTIMDVVAQARTEGYLGSDIFVSLSGNADRLSEVRSSLMGNWDGWNWASVGSVALSRFFLALVITYLLMTALFENFLYPLVIMFTVPLATVGGFIGLWFVRQSDPSQQLDVLTMLGFVILVGVVVNNAILIVHQALNNMRGEHGAAEANSDPMPPREAIRESVRTRMRPIFMTTCTSVFGMLPLVLTPGSGSELYRGLGSIVVGGLIFSTVFTLLVIPLLFSLVLDAVAWFSRPKLGSPIAPAPSTSIAES; via the coding sequence ATGGACATTATCAAATTTTCGATTGAAAATCCCGTCAAGACGTCGGTCGGCGTGATCCTGGTATTGCTGTTTGGCGTGATTGCACTTGCCAGAATCCCCGTTCAACTTGTTCCCGACGTCGATCGTCCGGTCGTTACGGTGCGAACCAACTGGAGTGGCCGTAGCCCAGAAGAGATCGAAAAATCGATCATCATCGAACAGGAGCAAAAACTTAAATCGGTCCAAGGTTTGTGGAAGATGACGTCGCTGGCCAGTTTGGGCAGTGCACGAATTACGCTCGAATTCAATGTTGGTGCATCGCCGGAACGCATTCTGCAAGAGGTCTCCAACAAAATCGATGAAGTCCCCGAGTACCCCGAAGACGTCGACCGCCCAATCATCGACGTGGCCGACACCGCCGGCGATAACGCAATCGCCTATCTGTTGCTCCAGGCCGATGACCCCGATTTTGAAGTAGCCACGTTCTACGATTACGCCGACCGCTTCCTCAAGCCAAGCCTTGAACGGATCGAAGGGGTTGCCGAAATCGATATCAAAGGAGGCCGCCAGCATCAGATCCAAGTCCGATTCGATCCGAAGGCTTTGGCCCGCCGGGGAATCACGATCGCGGAAATGAATTCGGCACTCCGCCTGGACAACGTAAATGCTTCGGCAGGCGACATGGCGAACAACCGCCAAGACGTACGCTTTCGCGTTGTCGGTCAATACGATTCGTTAGAGCCACTTCGCGACACGATCATCAAATATGACGAAGAAGGGAGCCCTATCCGAGTCGCGGATGTGGCAAAGGTCGAACTGGCTTTGGAAAAAACGGTCCACTTCGACCAATGCAAAGGCAAAACATCGATGACGATTTTTGTCAAAAGAAAGACCGGTAGCAACGTCCTGGACATCATCGACCGAGTCAACGTGGTCGTCGACCAAATGAACGCGGAAGGAGGCGTCCTACGGAGTTTTAAGAATGACCGCCATGGGCTTCGCTTGCGAATGGCGTTTGACGACTCCTACTACATCTATAGTGCCGTGGGCCTGGTGCGTAACAACCTATGGCTGGGCGGCGGGCTAGCCGTGTTAGTGCTGTTGCTGTTTCTACGAAGCGTACGATCAACACTCATTATCGCAGTGGCCATCCCGATCTCCGTCGTCGGCACATTTGTTGTCATGTGGTTTGCGGACCGTAACCTCAACGTGATCTCTCTGGCAGGGTTAAGTTTTGCCGTTGGCATGGTAGTCGACAACGCGATCGTCGTCCTTGAAAACATTGACCGACATCTAAAGATGGGGTCCCCGCCAGCCCGTGCCGCCTACGAGGGAACTCGCGAGGTTTGGGGTGCCATTCTTGCATCGACGTTAACCACCATTGCCGTTTTTGCTCCGGTACTAACGATCCAGGACGAAGCAGGGCAATTATTCTACGACCTGATTCTGGCTGTTTGTGCTGCCGTCGCATTGTCGTTTGTGGTCTCCATCACCGTGATCCCCACCGCCGCTTCGTTGTTGCTGCGTTCCTCGGCGGAGAACATTCCCTCTCCCAGCGGCGTGGTTTCCGAAGAACCGAAATCACGTTTCAGATTATCAAACCTATTTGGGTTATCGGGAATATTTGGTTGGCTGAACGACGCCTGGGCCAACCTGATTTACTTGCTTACCTTCCGCAGCGTATCTAGCGCGTGGCTGCGGATCATGCTGATCGGCCTCACCATGTTCGTGTCGATCGGGCTCAGTTTGCTGCTGATGCCGCCGGCAAGCTACTTACCGAACGGCAACAAAAACTTCACGTTCTGCCGGATGTCGACACCCGCTGGCTACTCGGTGATGGAAAACTACTATGTCGGACAACGCATCGAACAAGAACTAAAACCATTCTGGAGCGCAAAAAACTCAGCAGAAGCATCTCAGCATGGTCCGGTCGTCGATCAACGCACCGGAGAAGAATACACAGAAATCCCTGCGTTAAAGGAGTACTTCTTCGTCGTTGCCCGTGGCAGCGTTTTCATGGTCGGGATCAGCCAGGACCCCGACAATGTGAAACCTTTGGCGGCGGTTTTCAACAAATCGTTTGGGGTCATCCCCGCCAGTAAAGGCGTAACGTCCCAAGCCTCGATTTTCGGTCGCGGTGCCGGCAGTTCCAATGCGGTCGATATCGAAATCAGCGGGAATGATCTAGTACGTTTGAAAATCGCGTGCACCTATCTAGAAAAAGAACTACAAAACGCGTTTTCAAAATTCTCCGTTCGATCGTCGCCCGACAACTTCAATGAATCCGGGCCCGAACGACGGTTGCAAATCAAACAAGAAGTCGCCAAACGCCTGAACATCAGCGTTAGCGAATTGGCGAACTCCGCTCGAGCCATGATCGACGGGACGTTTGTTGGTGATTTCGATTTCGAAGGGGATAACATTGACCTGATCCTGTTGCGGGATCCAGCAGCGGAAATCTCTCCTGACGAAATCGAAGAACTACCGATCGCGGTGCGTGAAGCAAACGGCAAAGTCGTTATGGTTCCGCTTGGACAGATCGCCGATTTTGTCCCGTCGGAAGCCTCGCAAGAAATCCGCCGTGTCGAACAGCAACGCGCGATCGCATTGACTGTCACTCCACCGAATGACATCGCACTGGAGCAGGCTCAACAAACGATCATGGACGTCGTCGCACAGGCTCGCACCGAAGGCTATTTGGGAAGCGACATTTTTGTTTCCCTATCCGGCAACGCTGACCGTTTGTCAGAAGTCCGATCGTCTTTGATGGGTAATTGGGACGGCTGGAACTGGGCGTCCGTCGGCAGCGTCGCACTCAGCCGTTTTTTCCTGGCCCTTGTCATCACCTACCTTTTGATGACCGCTCTGTTTGAGAACTTTCTCTACCCGCTGGTCATCATGTTCACCGTCCCGCTGGCAACCGTTGGAGGTTTCATCGGATTGTGGTTTGTACGTCAAAGTGATCCGAGCCAACAGTTAGACGTTCTGACAATGTTAGGGTTCGTCATTCTGGTTGGCGTGGTGGTCAACAACGCGATTTTGATTGTCCACCAAGCACTCAACAATATGCGTGGGGAACATGGTGCGGCAGAAGCCAATTCGGATCCCATGCCGCCCCGTGAAGCCATCCGCGAATCGGTAAGAACCCGCATGCGGCCAATCTTCATGACCACCTGTACCAGCGTCTTCGGGATGCTGCCACTTGTTCTGACCCCCGGTAGCGGAAGTGAACTCTATCGTGGACTAGGTTCTATCGTCGTTGGCGGCCTGATCTTTTCCACCGTTTTCACATTGTTGGTCATCCCCCTACTGTTCAGCCTGGTCCTGGACGCGGTCGCCTGGTTCAGTCGTCCTAAGCTTGGTTCACCAATCGCTCCCGCACCGTCGACAAGCATCGCCGAGTCATGA
- a CDS encoding serine/threonine protein kinase, protein MSIGHERDIFADAIEIVSPEERAKFVKQACGDNEPLLASVSDLLRQHDRCDSPVDKPILADLSPTITRFQPNMPLSRHKIGAMVGPYKLMEQIGEGGFGLVFVAEQQKPVRRRVALKIIKPGMETHEVIARFEAERQAIAMMDHENIARIFDAGVTNDGQPYFVMELVRGVPLIEFCDNRRLETQDRLKLFRSICLAVQHAHQKGIIHRDLKPSNVLVTLQDGKPIAKVIDFGIVKAIGDQNLTDKTLYTRLASMIGTPAYMSPEQAEMSNVDVDTRSDIYSLGVMLYELLTGSTPFTRERLNSVGFDELRRIIREEEPPCPSARFSTLAGKVATTISSNRQLEPSKLSTLMKGDLDWIVMRALDKDRARRYPSAIAMAEDIQRFLMEQPVEARPPSAAYRFSKFAKRHKAILFTIGAIAAALLVGTGVSIWQAKVAISALQKAKIAENQATQSHDELELFTDRLKRANQLMISGRAYAESGDWANAHKACMTATETQPRYFHVWMERGSLYAKLGLWEAAAADYAKALELGAPVHGAEFMGVPQLFLMANNPAAQAQLSNALAHSGGGGSWGTILRGRMIGELSQQDASDLAELAESLLDDSPQEPGIPKRPRSHIPLGVKLYLAGWAHLEAGDFQTAIARLEQGLADEPNWGGHGIEKPVLAMAYHKLGDTEKSKIALDESKANLDSWLEQSVSKRQGVPPMPWFDWIEFLINHQRATEMITGKPPESDPRFEEQKRLAQAAIQ, encoded by the coding sequence ATGTCGATCGGACACGAACGAGACATTTTTGCCGACGCAATCGAAATCGTCTCGCCAGAAGAACGCGCTAAATTCGTGAAACAAGCATGCGGCGACAACGAACCGTTGCTGGCAAGCGTGAGCGATCTTCTTCGACAGCACGACCGCTGCGACAGTCCGGTCGATAAACCGATCCTCGCGGACCTGTCCCCAACCATCACCCGTTTCCAGCCCAACATGCCGCTGTCGCGTCACAAGATTGGCGCGATGGTTGGTCCCTACAAACTGATGGAGCAAATCGGGGAAGGGGGGTTTGGATTGGTTTTCGTAGCGGAGCAACAGAAACCGGTTCGCCGCCGAGTCGCATTGAAGATTATCAAACCGGGCATGGAAACCCACGAAGTCATCGCTCGTTTCGAAGCGGAACGACAAGCGATCGCGATGATGGATCACGAAAACATCGCCCGTATTTTTGATGCCGGAGTCACCAACGATGGGCAACCCTATTTCGTAATGGAATTGGTCCGTGGTGTCCCCCTGATCGAATTCTGCGACAACCGTCGCCTGGAGACTCAGGATCGCCTGAAACTCTTCCGGTCAATCTGCTTGGCCGTGCAGCATGCGCATCAAAAGGGCATCATCCATCGTGACCTGAAACCTTCCAATGTTTTGGTTACCTTGCAGGACGGTAAACCGATCGCCAAAGTCATCGATTTTGGAATCGTCAAAGCGATCGGCGACCAGAACCTGACCGATAAAACGCTCTACACGCGACTGGCGTCGATGATCGGAACCCCGGCTTACATGAGCCCCGAACAGGCGGAGATGAGTAACGTCGATGTCGATACCCGCAGCGACATCTATTCGCTTGGAGTCATGTTGTATGAGCTGTTAACCGGGTCGACGCCATTCACTCGCGAGCGACTGAACAGTGTTGGTTTCGATGAACTTCGGCGTATTATTCGCGAAGAAGAACCGCCCTGTCCAAGTGCTCGGTTTAGTACTCTAGCTGGCAAGGTGGCGACCACCATTTCTTCCAATCGACAGCTGGAACCGAGTAAGCTGTCGACGCTGATGAAGGGGGACCTGGATTGGATCGTGATGCGGGCGCTTGATAAGGACCGAGCTCGCCGTTATCCAAGCGCGATCGCAATGGCTGAAGACATCCAGCGATTTTTGATGGAGCAACCCGTCGAAGCACGCCCTCCTTCGGCCGCCTATCGTTTCTCGAAATTCGCAAAACGACACAAGGCCATTCTATTTACCATCGGCGCAATCGCCGCGGCCCTGCTAGTCGGAACCGGAGTGAGTATCTGGCAAGCCAAGGTTGCGATTTCCGCTTTGCAAAAAGCCAAAATTGCCGAGAACCAAGCGACGCAGTCACACGACGAATTGGAATTGTTTACCGATCGACTGAAACGAGCAAATCAACTGATGATCTCTGGCCGTGCCTACGCCGAAAGCGGGGATTGGGCGAATGCTCACAAAGCGTGTATGACTGCCACCGAAACGCAACCTCGCTATTTCCACGTCTGGATGGAGCGTGGTTCGCTATACGCCAAGCTAGGGTTGTGGGAAGCGGCCGCAGCCGATTACGCCAAGGCTCTTGAACTTGGAGCTCCCGTTCACGGAGCGGAATTCATGGGCGTCCCCCAACTGTTCCTGATGGCTAACAATCCAGCAGCGCAAGCCCAACTATCCAACGCTTTGGCACATTCAGGTGGTGGCGGTTCATGGGGAACGATCTTGAGAGGTCGCATGATTGGCGAACTTTCACAACAAGACGCGAGCGATTTGGCTGAATTAGCTGAAAGCTTACTGGACGATAGCCCTCAGGAACCAGGCATCCCCAAACGCCCACGGTCCCATATACCACTCGGGGTCAAACTCTACTTGGCCGGCTGGGCACATCTGGAAGCAGGCGATTTCCAAACAGCCATTGCCCGCCTGGAACAGGGACTTGCCGACGAACCCAACTGGGGTGGCCACGGAATTGAAAAACCGGTTCTGGCAATGGCGTATCACAAACTGGGCGATACCGAAAAATCGAAAATCGCTTTGGACGAATCAAAGGCAAACCTTGACAGTTGGCTGGAACAGTCGGTCAGCAAACGCCAAGGTGTCCCACCAATGCCATGGTTTGACTGGATCGAATTTCTAATCAACCACCAACGGGCAACGGAAATGATCACGGGAAAGCCCCCCGAATCCGACCCGCGTTTTGAAGAACAAAAACGACTGGCTCAGGCAGCGATCCAGTAA